One Cuculus canorus isolate bCucCan1 chromosome 1, bCucCan1.pri, whole genome shotgun sequence DNA segment encodes these proteins:
- the MRPS33 gene encoding 28S ribosomal protein S33, mitochondrial has translation MSSVSSYALRMARLSAQIFGEVVRPTDSKSMKVVKLFSEQPLAKRKEVYNWYPPHNTYYALMKKLRYFGLYRDEHQDFKEEMRRLKKLRGKEKPKKGEGKRALKKK, from the exons ATGTCCAGTGTATCCAGTTATGCGCTTCGAATGGCCCGGCTGAGTGCTCAGATATTTGGAGAAGTTGTCAGGCCAACTGACTCAAAATCTATGAAGGTAGTGAAGTTATTCAGTGAGCAGCCTTTGGCCAAGCGGAAAGAGGTCTACAACTGGTATCCTCCTCACAACACCTACTATGCCCTCATGAAGAAACTCCGTTACTTTGGTCTCTACAG GGATGAACATCAGGACTTTAAGGAGGAGATGAGACGATTGAAAAAGCTCCGTGGAAAGGAAAAACcaaagaagggggaaggaaagagagctCTCAAGAAGAAATAA